A stretch of the Calypte anna isolate BGI_N300 chromosome 5, bCalAnn1_v1.p, whole genome shotgun sequence genome encodes the following:
- the DHCR7 gene encoding 7-dehydrocholesterol reductase: protein MAARREKNPSAERKGKNTQNGTQTSQVQWGRAWEVDWFSLASILFLLMFAPLIVYYFIMSCDQYQCSLIDPLFDLLTGNKHLSDIWNKTPTLTYRAAGIYTLWVTFQVCLYVFIPDFCHKFLPGYVGGVQEGAVTPAGAVNKYEINGLQAWIITHVLWFANAYYFHWFSPTIIFDNWIPLLWCANILGYAVSTFAMIKGHFFPTNAKDCKFTGNFFYDYMMGIEFNPRIGKWFDFKLFFNGRPGIVAWTLINLSYAAKQQELYGQVTNSMILVNVLQGIYVLDFFWNEAWYLKTIDICHDHFGWYLGWGDCVWLPYLYTLQGLYLVYHPVQLCTANAVGILMLGLIGYYIFRMTNHQKDLFRRTNGNCKIWGKKTEYIECSYMSVDGTKYYSKLLTSGFWGWARHFNYTGDLMGSLAYCLACGFQHLLPYFYIVYMTILLTHRCIRDEHRCFSKYGKDWKCYTAAVPYRLVPGVF from the exons ATGGCAGCTCGTCGGGAGAAAAAcccttctgcagaaagaaaaggcaagaaCACCCAAAATGGTACTCAAACGTCTCAAGTCCAGTGGGGAAGAGCCTG GGAGGTGGACTGGTTTTCCTTGGCAAGCATCCTTTTCTTGCTTATGTTTGCCCCTCTTATTGTTTATTACTTTATAATGTCGTGTGACCAGTACCAGTGCTCTCTGATTGATCCACTCTTTGACTTGCTCACGGGGAATAAACATCTGTCTGACATCTGGAACAAGACTCCTACACTGACCTATAGAGCTGCTGGCATCTACACCCTTTGGGTCACTTTCCAG GTGTGTTTGTACGTGTTCATTCCTGACTTCTGCCATAAATTTCTTCCTGGATATGTAGGAGGTGTACAAGAAGGTGCTGTCACTCCTGCTG GTGCAGTGAATAAGTATGAGATCAACGGGCTCCAGGCTTGGATCATTACCCATGTGCTTTGGTTTGCAAATGCCTATTACTTCCACTGGTTCTCTCCCACCATAATTTTTGACAACTGGATTCCTCTCCTGTGGTGTGCCAATATTCTGGGATATGCAGTTTCCACGTTTGCAATGATTAAAGGACACTTTTTCCCTACCAATGCCAAAGACTG CAAATTCACTGGCAACTTCTTTTATGACTACATGATGGGGATTGAATTTAACCCTCGAATAGGAAAGTGGTTTGATTTCAAGCTGTTCTTCAACGGGCGCCCTGGTATTGTAGCCTGGACTCTAATTAACCTTTCCTATGCTGCAAAACAGCAGGAGCTCTATGGTCAAGTAACCAACTCCATGATCCTTGTCAATGTCCTTCAG GGTATTTATGTTTTGGACTTCTTCTGGAATGAAGCCTGGTATTTGAAGACCATTGATATCTGCCATGATCATTTTGGATGGTACTTGGGCTGGGGAGACTGTGTTTGGTTGCCTTACCTTTATACTCTGCAG GGTTTGTATTTGGTTTACCACCCTGTCCAGCTGTGCACAGCTAATGCTGTAGGGATCTTGATGTTGGGCTTGATTGGCTATTACATCTTCAGAATGACCAACCACCAGAAGGACCTCTTCCGTCGGACCAACGGCAACTGCAAAATTTGGGgcaaaaaaacagaatatattGAGTGCTCCTACATGTCTGTGGATGGGACCAAGTACTACAGCAAGCTGCTGACCTCAGGCTTCTGGGGGTGGGCACGCCACTTCAACTACACAGGGGATTTGATGGGCTCCCTGGCCTACTGCCTGGCTTGTGGGTTTCAACACCTCTTGCCTTACTTCTACATTGTTTATATGACCATCCTGCTCACCCACCGTTGCATTAGGGATGAACACAGGTGTTTCAGCAAATATGGGAAGGACTGGAAGTGCTacactgctgctgtgccttACCGCCTCGTGCCAGGGGTGTTCTAA
- the ZDHHC13 gene encoding palmitoyltransferase ZDHHC13 has product MAGGGPGCKNHCHGPHRPHLHNSHGAPGDKDLPGPYPIVEDPSTCDIVKATQYGIIERCKELVEAGYDVRQPDKENVTLLHWAAINNRQELVKYYISKGAIVDQLGGDLNSTPLHWAIRQGHLPMVMLLLKCGADPSLIDGEGFSSIHLAVLFQHMPIVAYLLSKGQNIDTTDFNGQTPLMLSAQKVFGPEPMRFLLKFNPSLNAVDSIQKNTALHWAITSGNTSAVDLLLEAGASLDIKNVKGETPLDLAYQSPNRLMVYMVKEEERMRNRRSSVVLKIIEKYELFLLVASSLTFMWAIGYIMNSSSDSWLLKGGLLLVLLFVMTIFVRQFVGLKNLRYLPTAFLLSSVFWMFITWFFWFLPDVSNIILEITVMLSVVGFLYYFYKTWRTDPGYIKTSEEERKENIAALAEAGCLDFRTFCTSCLVRKPLRSVHCFACNSCVARYDQHSLWLGQCIGIGNHRYYLLFLSFLTMTGVWLLYGTLLYWSDHCVTSYDQDGAWTYFTQIMQCSPWVFYIFSIACFHTVWASSWLTVQLYQIAFLGLTWHERMNLLIQRKTSKHPVSLRRTPYNLGCFQNLADFFQCSCFGMFKPNVVDWTKQYNLFHLTKEKNAHSV; this is encoded by the exons ATGGCGGGCGGCGGCCCGGGG TGTAAAAACCATTGCCATGGGCCACATCGACCTCATCTGCACAACAGTCACGGTGCCCCCGGGGATAAGGATCTGCCAGGACCATACCCCATCGTGGAAGACCCCAGCACCTGTGATATAGTCAAGGCTACACA GTATGGAATCATAGAGCGATGCAAAGAACTGGTAGAAGCAGGATATGATGTTAGACAACCAGACAAAGAAAATGTGACCCTTCTTCACTGGGCAGCAATAAACAACAGACAGGAGCTGGTTAA ATATTATATTTCTAAAGGTGCAATAGTGGATCAGCTTGGTGGAGATTTGAATTCAACTCCCCTTCACTGGGCCATTAG ACAAGGACACCTACCTATGGTCATGCTGTTGTTGAAATGTGGAGCAGATCCCAGTCTTATTGATGGGGAGGGATTCAGCAGCATTCACTTGGCAGTCCTGTTTCAACACATGCCCATTGTAGCTTACCTCTTGTCAAAAGGACAG AACATAGACACAACAGACTTCAATGGACAAACACCCTTAATGTTATCAGCACAAAAAGTTTTTGG ACCAGAACCCATGAGGTTTCTCTTAAAGTTTAACCCTTCTCTCAATGCTGTAGACAGCATTCAAAAGAATACTGCACTGCATTGGGCAATAACATCAGGAAATACCAGTGCAGTGGATCTGTTACTGGAAGCTGGTGCAAGCCTGGACATAAAAAATGTCAAG GGAGAAACACCACTTGACCTTGCCTATCAAAGCCCCAATCGCCTCATGGTTTACATggtaaaagaagaagaaaggatgaGAAACAGAAGAAGTAGTGTGGTGCTGAAAATCATAGAGAAATATGAG CTCTTCCTCCTGGTGGCATCTTCTTTGACATTCATGTGGGCCATAGGATACATAATGAACTCAAGTTCTGATTCCTGGCTTTTGAAAGGAGGTCTGCTTCTTGTGCTGCTCTTTGTGATGACTATATTTGTGAG GCAATTTGTAGGCCTCAAGAATCTAAGATACCTTCCCACAGCATTTCTGCTAAGTTCAGTTTTTTGGATGTTCATAACCTGGTTTTTCTGGTTCCTGCCTG ATGTAAGCAATATAATTCTGGAAATCACTGTCATGTTAAGTGTGGTgggttttctttattatttctataAAACTTGGAGAACTGATCCTGGATATATTAAGacttcagaagaagaaagaaaagag aacattGCAGCTCTTGCAGAAGCAGGTTGCTTGGACTTCAGAACATTTTGTACGTCATGTCTT GTAAGGAAACCTTTGAGATCAGTGCATTGCTTTGCTTGTAATTCATGTGTAGCCAGATATGATCAACATTCTCTGTGGCTTGGACAGTGCATAG GCATTGGGAACCATCGTTACTACCTGTTGTTCCTGTCTTTCCTGACTATGACTGGTGTCTGGCTGCTTTATGGAACTCTCCTGT ATTGGTCAGACCATTGTGTGACAAGTTATGATCAAGATGGAGCATGGACATACTTCACACAGATAATGCAGTGTTCTCCCTGGGTTTTCTACATCTTCTCAATAGCCTGTTTTCACACTGTTTGGGCTTCATCCTGGCTAACTGTTCAGCTTTATCAG ATTGCATTCTTGGGACTGACCTGGCATGAAAGAATGAACCTCCTGATACAGAGAAAAACTTCTAAGCATCCTGTTTCACTCAGGAGAACTCCATACAA tctTGGATGCTTCCAGAACCTTGCAGActtttttcagtgcagttgCTTTGGTATGTTCAAACCCAATGTAGTTGACTGGACCAAGCAATACAACCTTTTTCATctgacaaaggagaaaaatgctcATTCTGTATGA
- the CSRP3 gene encoding cysteine and glycine-rich protein 3: MPNWGGGAKCGACEKTVYHAEEIQCNGRSFHKTCFLCMACRKALDSTTVAAHESEIYCKTCYGRKYGPKGIGFGQGAGCLSTDTGDHLGLNLQQGSPKSTRASTPTNPSKFAKKMVDVDKCPRCGKSVYAAEKIMGGGKPWHKTCFRCAICGKSLESTNVTDKDGELYCKVCYAKNFGPKGIGFGGLTQAEKKEDE; encoded by the exons ATGCCAAACTGGGGAGGTGGAGCCAAATGTGGTGCCTGTGAAAAGACTGTGTACCACGCTGAGGAAATCCAGTGCAATGGAAGGAGTTTTCACAAGACATGCTTCCTCTGCA TGGCCTGCAGAAAAGCTCTGGACAGCACCACAGTGGCAGCTCATGAATCTGAAATCTACTGCAAAACTTGTTATGGGAGAAAATATGGTCCCAAAGGAATTGGCTTTGGACAAGGGGCAGGATGTCTCAGCACTGATACTGGTGACCATCTGGGCTTGAATCTGCAACA GGGTTCACCAAAGTCTACTCGTGCTTCTACACCAACCAATCCTTCAAAGTTTGCCAAAAAGATGGTAGATGTTGATAAGTGTCCCCGTTGTGGCAAATCAGTGTATGCTGCAGAGAAGATcatgggaggaggaaaa CCCTGGCATAAGACTTGCTTCCGCTGTGCTATCTGTGGGAAGAGTTTAGAATCTACAAATGTTACAGACAAAGATGGAGAGCTCTACTGTAAAG tTTGCTATGCAAAAAATTTTGGTCCCAAAGGAATTGGGTTTGGTGGCCTCActcaagcagaaaagaaagaggatgaaTGA